In the Arachis ipaensis cultivar K30076 chromosome B10, Araip1.1, whole genome shotgun sequence genome, one interval contains:
- the LOC110268012 gene encoding pyruvate dehydrogenase E1 component subunit alpha, mitochondrial-like isoform X2, producing the protein MDTYRYHRHSMSDPGSTYRTCDEISNVRQKRDPIERVRKLLLAHGIASEKELKDIEKQVRKDVDDAIAKAKENHAGGEIKLKVKFLRENFREDELVDMMINIFAT; encoded by the exons TAGATACCACAGGCACTCTATGTCTGATCCTGGCAGCACATACCGTACATGTGACGAGATTTCCAATGTGAGACAG AAGCGTGATCCAATTGAGAGAGTGAGGAAGCTATTATTGGCTCATGGCATTGCTTCTGAGAAGGAGCTGAAG GACATTGAGAAACAAGTCAGAAAAGATGTCGATGATGCCATCGCTAAAGCAAAG GAAAACCATGCTGGAGGGGAAATCAAACTTAAGGTCAAATTTTTAAGAGAAAATTTTAGAGAGGATGAACTTGTGGACATGATGATAAATATATTTGCTACTTAG
- the LOC110268012 gene encoding pyruvate dehydrogenase E1 component subunit alpha, mitochondrial-like isoform X1, whose product MDTYRYHRHSMSDPGSTYRTCDEISNVRQKRDPIERVRKLLLAHGIASEKELKDIEKQVRKDVDDAIAKAKEYPMPDPSELFTSVYVKGLGVEVLIYSKFITSFIEYKKMTN is encoded by the exons TAGATACCACAGGCACTCTATGTCTGATCCTGGCAGCACATACCGTACATGTGACGAGATTTCCAATGTGAGACAG AAGCGTGATCCAATTGAGAGAGTGAGGAAGCTATTATTGGCTCATGGCATTGCTTCTGAGAAGGAGCTGAAG GACATTGAGAAACAAGTCAGAAAAGATGTCGATGATGCCATCGCTAAAGCAAAGG AATACCCAATGCCAGACCCATCTGAACTATTTACCAGTGTATATGTTAAGGGTTTAGGGGTTGAGGTATTAATTTATTCCAAATTCATTACTAGTTTCATCGAGTATAAGAAAATGACAAATTGA
- the LOC110268012 gene encoding pyruvate dehydrogenase E1 component subunit alpha, mitochondrial-like isoform X3 has product MSDPGSTYRTCDEISNVRQKRDPIERVRKLLLAHGIASEKELKDIEKQVRKDVDDAIAKAKEYPMPDPSELFTSVYVKGLGVEVLIYSKFITSFIEYKKMTN; this is encoded by the exons ATGTCTGATCCTGGCAGCACATACCGTACATGTGACGAGATTTCCAATGTGAGACAG AAGCGTGATCCAATTGAGAGAGTGAGGAAGCTATTATTGGCTCATGGCATTGCTTCTGAGAAGGAGCTGAAG GACATTGAGAAACAAGTCAGAAAAGATGTCGATGATGCCATCGCTAAAGCAAAGG AATACCCAATGCCAGACCCATCTGAACTATTTACCAGTGTATATGTTAAGGGTTTAGGGGTTGAGGTATTAATTTATTCCAAATTCATTACTAGTTTCATCGAGTATAAGAAAATGACAAATTGA